Proteins encoded by one window of Macaca fascicularis isolate 582-1 chromosome 10, T2T-MFA8v1.1:
- the TOB2 gene encoding protein Tob2 translates to MQLEIKVALNFIISYLYNKLPRRRADLFGEELERLLKNKYEGHWYPEKPLKGSGFRCVHIGEMVDPVVELAAKRSGLAVEDVRANVPEELSVWIDPFEVSYQIGEKGAVKVLYLDDSEGCGAPELDKEIKSSFNPDAQVFVPIGSQDSSLSNSPSPSFGQSPSPTFIPRSAQPITFTTASFAATKFGSTKMKKGGGAASGGGVASSGAGGQQPPQQPRMARSPTNSLLKHKSLSLSMHSLNFITANPAPQSQLSPNAKEFVYNGGGSPSLFFDAADGQGSGAGTCNSSSFDMAQVFGGGANSLFLEKTPFVEGLSYNLNTMQYPSQPFQPVVLAN, encoded by the coding sequence ATGCAGCTAGAGATCAAAGTGGCCCTGAACTTCATCATCTCCTACTTGTACAACAAGCTGCCCCGGCGCCGGGCAGACCTGTTTGGGGAGGAGCTAGAGcggcttttgaaaaataaatatgaaggcCACTGGTACCCTGAAAAACCCCTGAAGGGCTCTGGCTTCCGCTGTGTTCACATTGGGGAGATGGTGGACCCCGTGGTGGAGCTGGCCGCCAAGCGGAGTGGCCTGGCGGTGGAAGATGTGCGGGCCAATGTGCCTGAGGAGCTGAGTGTCTGGATTGATCCCTTTGAGGTGTCCTACCAGATTGGTGAGAAGGGAGCTGTGAAAGTGCTGTACCTGGATGATAGTGAGGGCTGTGGTGCCCCAGAGCTGGACAAGGAGATCAAGAGCAGCTTCAACCCTGACGCCCAGGTGTTCGTGCCCATTGGCAGCCAGGACAGCTCCCTGTCTAACTCCCCATCACCATCCTTTGGCCAGTCACCCAGCCCTACCTTCATTCCCCGCTCTGCTCAGCCCATCACCTTCACCACCGCCTCTTTCGCTGCCACCAAATTTGGCTCCACTAAGATGAAGAAGGGTGGCGGGGCAGCAAGTGGTGGGGGTGTAGCCAGCAGTGGGGCAGGTGGCCAGCAGCCACCACAGCAGCCTCGCATGGCCCGTTCACCCACCAACAGCCTGCTGAAGCACAAGAGCCTCTCTCTGTCTATGCATTCACTGAACTTCATCACGGCCAACCCAGCCCCTCAGTCCCAGCTCTCGCCCAATGCCAAGGAGTTCGTGTACAACGGTGGTGGCTCGCCCAGCCTCTTCTTCGATGCGGCCGATGGCCAGGGCAGTGGGGCTGGCACCTGCAACAGCAGCAGCTTTGACATGGCCCAGGTATTTGGAGGTGGTGCCAACAGCCTCTTCCTGGAGAAGACACCCTTTGTGGAAGGCCTCAGCTACAACCTGAACACCATGCAGTATCCCAGCCAGCCGTTCCAGCCCGTGGTGCTGGCCAACTGA